A window from Gossypium raimondii isolate GPD5lz chromosome 7, ASM2569854v1, whole genome shotgun sequence encodes these proteins:
- the LOC105768560 gene encoding uncharacterized protein LOC105768560, which translates to MVSMMMSMLVNEVRAIENLDVERSEEEGIGSCAKECALKCLPQINPPRIIICTALCIIACKLNPPPAIFDCTTGCANSIIKTYNPTDARKIDNIVDSCYETCKNNN; encoded by the exons ATGGTGTCGATGATGATGAGTATGCTAGTAAATGAAGTGCGAGCTATTGAAAATTTAGATGTTGAGCGTAGTGAAGAAGAAGGGATAGGTTCCTGTGCTAAAGAGTGTGCACTTAAATGCCTTCCTCAAATCAATCCTCCACGTATTATAATTTGCACGGCTCTTTGCATAATAGCATGCAAACTTAATCCCCCACCTGCCATCTTCGATTGTACCACTGGCTGTGCAAACTCCATAATCAAAACCTACAACCCCACtg ATGCAAGGAAGATAGATAACATCGTCGATTCTTGCTACGAGACTTGCAAGAATAACAATTAG